CCACAGTATCACCATTCAGTGCATTCATGGTGTTATCGGGCGCAATGTAAGCATCTGGAGCATTTTCATCATAAGTGACGAAACCAAACCCTTTGTCATTAGCGTGGAAAATACCACTTAATTGTTGTTTATCAGGATTCAATTGAAACTTGCCGTCTTCAGTCACAACGGCGACTTTATCGCGTTCCAAAGAAGCCAATTCTTGAACAATCAGCTTAAAGGCTGCTGAACCATGCGATCTCAGGACGTCAGCAATTTTCTCGACAGTAAACACGTTATCCGGATAGGTTCGGAGAACGTTTTCTATTTGATTTTTCAAATCATTATCTTGCAATCTATATTCCTCTTATTATTCATAAAGTTGTGTTAAAAATTCGGTTAAATCAGCCTCAAGCTGCTTGTGAGCAGGATTAACGGTAATCATGTGACTGGCGTTGGGGTATTCGTGGTAACTGACCCGACTGTTCACCAATCCATCCCTCAAAGACTTGGCACTTTCAGGATTCACGATCTCATCGCTTAACCCCTGACCGATGAAGTATGGTTGGGTGATTTTAGGTAAATCCTGCGCCACACCAACTGTGAAATCAGCAATCTTACCTAATAGTATATCAATATTTTCGTCAAGCCACTTGAGTTTTGAATTCATAATCGCTTCATTGGTATCATACTGAACAAAATTGGCTTTGGCCATTTGCATAAAGGTATTATGAACACTAAACTGACGCTTTCGAACAATTGGTGATCCAAACGAACCGCCGCCGAGTAAAGTCGGATCATTCTCCAGCGTTTTAGCGGCAAAAATACCGCCCAGCGAGATGCCAAAGATACTGATTTGGGTATATCCCCTGTCCTTTAGAAACTGGACGGCCCGTTTGGCATCGTTCCACCAACGCTCGGGCGTTCCCTGAATCAGGATATCGGTAAAATCAGCCGTCCCATGGCCAGTAAACATTGGCGCATACACGGTATAATTCTGACGCTCCAAATACCTCGCGAGCATTCGAACGTCAACCGGGCCACTGGCAAAAGCATGCAACAGAATAATTGCTCTCGGTCCGTGTTCAAAATAAAAAGATTTGACTGGTGTTTGCATAGCACCCATCCTTTCATGTCCACCCATTCAATTATAATAAAAATCCCCCTGCATTTAAACAGGAGGATTGAATACTAATGAGATGATATCCAAACTAATGCAAGTGCTAAGAGAAAGAAAATTATCCCTAAAACAAGTGTAGTTTTTTGCATGAATGCTTCAAAGCCACGTGGCTTCTGCTTTGCAAACAAGTCATCGGCCCCACCAGTTAAGGCGGACATGGCGTCATTAGTCTTTGATGGTTGCATTAACACTGCGATTGTAATTAAAACACAGTCGATCAGCAATAATGTTAACAAAAAGTTGTACACGTTGATAGCCTCCTACCGTTAAATCGGCTTAATACTACTCTTACTAAACTAACACATTATAGCAGAATTCGCTACCTTTTGGGATTAAGTTTCTGTTGTTAAGGTAATAATTTGCTGGGTGATCGCGTGCTGATTTTTAGTTGAGACGTTGATGAACAATGTATCGCCCCATCGAATCAAGGTGCCGCCAGCAGGCACAATTTCGACACCGTTTCGTTGAATCTTGGTCAGCAGTGACCCCATTGGCCATTTGATCTGACGCACCATTTTGCCATCCATCTGTGAACCGGCATACACGGTTTCCATAATTTCAGCAGTTCGACCCAAATTCATCTTGGTCTGAACTTTCAGGAGCTGCTGAAGCATCGAGTAATAGACCGGTTTGCCGTTTAACAGGTCTAAGACGCCGTATGCGATTAAAGACACGACCGCCAGGCCAAGGAGATGGGTCAGAGTCCCAACCATCTCTGTAATCAAAAGAATTGCCGTGAAAGGGGCCTTACTGATTGCCGCAAAGTATCCGGCCATCCCCATAATAATGAAACTCGAGAAATACAGTGGATTCATCAACCCAAGATTGACAGCGATACTGCCGACAATCGCGCCGATTAAACCACCAAGGCAAAGAATTGGCAGGAAAATGCCGCCGGGAAGGCCACTCCCGTATGAAAGCATCGAGAAAACAAACCGAATTATGAAATAAAGACATAAAATCAGAGTTGGATAATTTGCCGAACTCAACCTCAGAATAATGTCACTCCCGCCACCCAACAAGTGCGGGAAAAACGCTCCCATTGGGATCACCAACAACAGCGGAATAATTCCGTTGAAGTACCAGGGAATATGAGTATGCCGATACCACTTTCCCATCCGAAGAATAACCATCTGATATAACCGGCCCAACACGCCAAGGACAATTCCTAAAATGACAACCCACAAAAAATATTTGAGTGGCAGTGGCGTACTTCGCATGTATAAAACCGGCTTGAGGCCAAAAACATACGTCGCAACCATGTCAGAAGTGACCGCAGATGTGAGCGAAACAATCCAAATATTGGTGGAAAAGTTATGATAAATCTCTTCCAAAACAAACAGCGTACTGGCAATTGGGGCGTTAAAAGCCGCACTTAAGCCAGCAGCGGCACCACTGGAAATGAGCACTTGGCGATCAAACCCAACTTGTTTGGTGAAATGGGCAACTCCCTGCCCCAAAGTTGACCCCAACTGAATTGAGGGACCTTCGCGACCGAGATATAAACCACTTCCAATCGCCAAAATGCCACCAACAAATTTCCGCCACAGAATCGCCCACCAGCCGTAATCAACCTCACCTAACAATTGACCTTCAACTTGTGGAATGCCGGATCCTTTAATATCCGGCTGCTGCTTTAGAAACCAGCCAACCAATAAGCCAATGGCAACATTAATGACAATTGTCGTCAGTAGAAACGACAGATGATGGATCGAATTGATATAAAGATAGCGCATGAAATCCGTCATATGGCCAATTGACCACCGAAACATCGAGACTGCCGATCCGGCGAGTACACCAATGACGATCCCGTTAACGATTGTTTTTACTTGAGACAGCTTGTAACTTCCTCTTACCTGCAATTTTGCTCATCCTTTAATGATTTCTGATATCCATCATATCATAATCAAATGAGTCGTTTGAAAAGTTTTTTGCCGATTAACGCGCCAAGAAGCACCACCCCCGACAAAACACCGACAACGGACTGCGATTCACCGGTTTGGGGAAGCTTTTCTGAAACATCCGAAGCGTCTTTGGCTTCGTTGTGTCGCTTTGCTTTGGTTTCAGACGGATTCCGGCCACTGATAGCTGACTGACGCCCTTTTTTGTGGCCAGTCTTTGAGCTGAGTGCAGTCGGTTCAGCTAATGGCTTGTTTGATTTATCGGCTAATTTGATGTAAGTGAATTGTACATCTTCAGGCATCAGATTGTCAGCCTTCAGTTCCTGGGTTGGTTGCTGAACCCGATAACCTGAAATAAACTTGGCCGTGTAAGTCTTGGTTTGGCCATATTCAAGTTCCACTGAGTCTTTAGAGATGGTTTTGCCATCCTGATCCACGTTGATAATATTAAAGGTGACTTTTTTAGCAGTATAATGCAATGTCAGGGTTTTCGAACTTGCATCCAGGTCGGTGGACTGTAATTCATAGCCATAAAATTCGACGTTCTTTGACCGGAATGCCCGGGCCTCTTCTGAAGTGAGATGCAGGGCTTTATTGAAGAGTAAGTGGCCGTGAGTGTCGATCCCATGGAGTTGATAGGTTGTGGTCATTGGTTGCTTTTCCTGATGATCGGTTGATTTTTCGGGTACCTTTGTCTGGTTGATTTCCGGAATTTTGGGTTTTGTTTGAACGACCGGTTTTTCTGAGTCTTTTGAATCAGATTCGGAAGTCTTAACTGTGTTCTTTGTGGAGCCGGATTGATCTGTGGTTTTACCAGGAAGGTCGGCTGGCTTTTCAGACGGCTTCGCAGACGTTTTTGAAATTTCCTGCACTTTTTCATCGGGGTTGAGTGATTCGGCTGTGGTTTCTACCGGCTTGGATGATCTGGATTTTTTGCCGGTTTCGGACTGAACGGATGATGTCGACTTTGCATTAGTCGACGAATCTGCAACTGCGCCTTCCTTTTTGCTTTCAGGTTTAGTGGCACCAGTCTCTTTATCAGATGATGATGACGCCCCATTGGTTTTAGTGGCGGGCTGGGTTTTGGGTTCAGGATCCGGCAATTTGGTTCCCGGCGCCGCCACTGGTGAGTTTAATTGGCCGTTTTCAGCCCCTGTGGCACCCACTACCTTCACTTTTTTATCATCATGTTTGGGGCCGGACTTGGAAGTGGTAGCGTCCTTGACTTCTTTATCGGGCGTTTCGGCTGGTTTGACATCCGGTTGGTGCACTGGTTCTGTTTGGGTAACGGATGGAACGACACGATTGCCAGCCTCGCTCGGTGTACTTGGTGATGGTTGCATGTCAGTTGTCGCAGTCGTTGAAACCACCGGCCTTGAAGCAGACTCGCTCATGGGCTTTTCACTAACGAGCTGAATTGGTTCGCTTGTCTGCCCAGTTTCACCAGACTTGGAATTACCAGGTTCTGGCTGGTCTGGTACAACCACATTAGCCAACTTATCCGCAGCAATCAATGGATTAAGGCTCTTATATTTGAGGGTCACATCCCAGTTGGTCTCTTTGATTTTTCCGTTGATATCCTTTGAATTGAGCAGTTCATAACCTGAAACGTCAAATTCGTTTTTATTAAGGCGGTAGGTACCAAAGATAGTTGCTTGATTGAAAACCTTGTTGTCCTGAATTGGTTGGTTATTTTCATCAAGGTACTTGATGGTCACCACAGCATCTTCTGCCATATAGTTAACCACCATTCCGGGAGAATAATGCACTTCGGAAACGACCGGATGGTAATGTGGAACGTTGTCCGGGGCACTAAAGGTTGACGACTTACTCTTATCAATGTACATCTTGACTGTGGCTTGTTTGTCAAGCACCGACTTGTCACCACGGATGTTTCTAACTTGAAACTGTTGGTGGATGGTAATTTTGTCAGGAAACTCCTGGGTAGCTGTTTGACTGGTTTCAGCACCAACAATCTGCTCATGCACCAGTGGGCTGGCGAATCCCAGCACGCCTAACGAAACTGATAATAAAAGTGTTTTTTTCAAAATAATACCTCCATTATTTGTGATCTAAGAGTTAGATACGCAAAAATGGAGGCGTTTTATGTACAAAAAAAGTCGCTTTCACGACTTTTTTCAAATTACTTGTTTAAGATGTCTTGACGTGCTTGTTCTGACAAGTTGTAGAATGAGTGAATTCCTTTGTAATCGGCAACGTCACCGAGTTGGTCTTCAATTCTCATCAATTGGTTGTACTTGGCAATTCGTTCGCCACGGCTCATTGAACCAGTCTTGATTTGACCGGCATTGAGGCCAACAACCAAGTCAGCAATCGTGGTATCTTCAGTTTCACCAGAACGGTGTGAAATGATTGCAGTGTAGCCTGCTTCTTTGGCCATTTCAACAGCTTCGACAGTTTCAGTCAAAGTACCAATTTGGTTAAGCTTGATTAAGATAGCATTGGCAACGCCCATGTTGATACCTTTCTTAAGGTAATCAGTGTTGGTAACAAACAAATCATCACCAACGATTTGAACTTTCTTACCAAGGCGTTTAGTAGCCATTTGCCAATCAGCCCATTCGTTTTCATCAAGAGGATCCTCGATTGAAATAACTGGGTATTTGTCAACGATGCTTTCAAGCAAAGTCACAAATTCATCAGCAGTGTATGACTTACCGTCACCCTTTAAATCATATTTCTTAGTATCGGTGTTGTAGAATTCTGATGCTGCACAGTCAAAGGCAATGGCAATGTCTTTACCTGGCTTGTAGCCTGCACGTTGAATAGCTTCAACAAGGATTTCAAATGGTTCCTCGTTGTTCTTCAAGTCAGGAGCAAATCCACCTTCATCACCAACGGCAGTTGAGTATCCGCGTTCATTCAACAAGTTCTTCAAGTTGTGGAATGTTTCAGAACTCCAACGAATAGCTTCTTTGATGGTTGGAGCACCAATAGGCATGATCATGAATTCTTGGAAATCAACCTTGTTGTTGGCATGCTTACCACCATTGATAACGTTCAACATTGGTGTTGGGAGCAAGTGACCATTGAAACCACCAAGGTAGTTGTACAATGGAACTTCCAATTCGTCAGCAGCAGCACGAGCAGCAGCTAATGAAACACCCAAGATCGCATTGGCACCTAACTTACCCTTGTTGGGGGTACCGTCCAATTCGATCATAGCCTTATCAATAGCCAATTGGTCAGTAACATCGTAGCCAACAATTTCTTTAGCGATGATGTTATTAACGTTGTCAACGGCTTTGGTAACGCCCTTGCCCATGTAACGATCCTTGTCACCATCACGGAGTTCAACAGCTTCGTGTTCACCAGTTGAAGCACCTGAAGGAACGATTCCACGGCCCATTGCACCTGCTTCAGTATACAATTCAACTTCAACAGTTGGGTTACCACGAGAGTCTAGAACCTCACGAGCATAAATATCAGAAATAATTGACATGTTTTTTTCTCTCCTTAGCGAAAGTTGTGACCTTTTGTACAAGGTTCAACTTCAATTCTATTAGTTTCTCGCCGAAGTTTCAACATAAATCAGCGAATTTAACTATTTTTGTAAAAAGTTTGCAAGCTTTAAGAATGAATCCGGTTTTAAGCTGGCACCACCGGCCAAAACACCGTCGATATCAGTCTGTGACAGAATGTCATCGGCGTTTTCGTCGTTTACACTGCCGCCATACAAAACTCGGACTTGATCGGCAATATCATCGCCATACAAATCAGCAATGGTTTGACGAATTAAATAACAACCCTCTTCGGCTTCATCGCTGCTGGCGGTTTTGCCGCTGCCGATTGCCCAACTGGGTTCGTAAGCAACAATGATCTTCTCAGCTTGTTGCGGGGTAATCGATTTAAGGGCGTTGGTCACTTGACTGACCACCCAGGAAATTCGATCAGCGGATTCACGCCGGCTCATCGTTTCATCACAGCAGATGATTGGTGTTAATTGGTTGCGAAAAGCAGCGTGAACCTTTTTATTAATAATGTCGTCGGTTTCGTTAAAGTACTTACGACGCTCTGAATGACCAATAATAACGTGGGTCACGCCCATTTCGGCAAGCGCTTTGGGGCTGGTCTCCCCGGTGTATGCGCCCTCGTCTTCATAAAAACAATTTTCAGCGGAGATAATCAGTGGTGAATCACCATTTTCTTCGACCATGCTCTCCAAAAAGAGTGGCGAAGCCGCAATACAGGTCTCGGTTATCTTAGGATCGGGTAATTTACCCTCGATGGCTTGAAGAAATTTGACTGCTTCAGCGACTGATAAATTCATTTTCCAGTTACCCGCAACGAACGGAATTCTCATAAGAATCATCCTTTACATTTTTTAGCTTAATGCCATTGTAACCAAAAGAGAATTTAAAAGCCACATTTTTCTCCTATACCAATTTTTAGTAAAAGAAAAAGAGCTCGCTAAATAGCAAGCTCTTCGTCAATTATTTGTTGTCAATT
Above is a genomic segment from Lentilactobacillus buchneri containing:
- a CDS encoding alpha/beta hydrolase; this encodes MQTPVKSFYFEHGPRAIILLHAFASGPVDVRMLARYLERQNYTVYAPMFTGHGTADFTDILIQGTPERWWNDAKRAVQFLKDRGYTQISIFGISLGGIFAAKTLENDPTLLGGGSFGSPIVRKRQFSVHNTFMQMAKANFVQYDTNEAIMNSKLKWLDENIDILLGKIADFTVGVAQDLPKITQPYFIGQGLSDEIVNPESAKSLRDGLVNSRVSYHEYPNASHMITVNPAHKQLEADLTEFLTQLYE
- the secG gene encoding preprotein translocase subunit SecG, which translates into the protein MYNFLLTLLLIDCVLITIAVLMQPSKTNDAMSALTGGADDLFAKQKPRGFEAFMQKTTLVLGIIFFLLALALVWISSH
- a CDS encoding ClC family H(+)/Cl(-) exchange transporter, with protein sequence MQVRGSYKLSQVKTIVNGIVIGVLAGSAVSMFRWSIGHMTDFMRYLYINSIHHLSFLLTTIVINVAIGLLVGWFLKQQPDIKGSGIPQVEGQLLGEVDYGWWAILWRKFVGGILAIGSGLYLGREGPSIQLGSTLGQGVAHFTKQVGFDRQVLISSGAAAGLSAAFNAPIASTLFVLEEIYHNFSTNIWIVSLTSAVTSDMVATYVFGLKPVLYMRSTPLPLKYFLWVVILGIVLGVLGRLYQMVILRMGKWYRHTHIPWYFNGIIPLLLVIPMGAFFPHLLGGGSDIILRLSSANYPTLILCLYFIIRFVFSMLSYGSGLPGGIFLPILCLGGLIGAIVGSIAVNLGLMNPLYFSSFIIMGMAGYFAAISKAPFTAILLITEMVGTLTHLLGLAVVSLIAYGVLDLLNGKPVYYSMLQQLLKVQTKMNLGRTAEIMETVYAGSQMDGKMVRQIKWPMGSLLTKIQRNGVEIVPAGGTLIRWGDTLFINVSTKNQHAITQQIITLTTET
- a CDS encoding MucBP domain-containing protein; its protein translation is MKKTLLLSVSLGVLGFASPLVHEQIVGAETSQTATQEFPDKITIHQQFQVRNIRGDKSVLDKQATVKMYIDKSKSSTFSAPDNVPHYHPVVSEVHYSPGMVVNYMAEDAVVTIKYLDENNQPIQDNKVFNQATIFGTYRLNKNEFDVSGYELLNSKDINGKIKETNWDVTLKYKSLNPLIAADKLANVVVPDQPEPGNSKSGETGQTSEPIQLVSEKPMSESASRPVVSTTATTDMQPSPSTPSEAGNRVVPSVTQTEPVHQPDVKPAETPDKEVKDATTSKSGPKHDDKKVKVVGATGAENGQLNSPVAAPGTKLPDPEPKTQPATKTNGASSSSDKETGATKPESKKEGAVADSSTNAKSTSSVQSETGKKSRSSKPVETTAESLNPDEKVQEISKTSAKPSEKPADLPGKTTDQSGSTKNTVKTSESDSKDSEKPVVQTKPKIPEINQTKVPEKSTDHQEKQPMTTTYQLHGIDTHGHLLFNKALHLTSEEARAFRSKNVEFYGYELQSTDLDASSKTLTLHYTAKKVTFNIINVDQDGKTISKDSVELEYGQTKTYTAKFISGYRVQQPTQELKADNLMPEDVQFTYIKLADKSNKPLAEPTALSSKTGHKKGRQSAISGRNPSETKAKRHNEAKDASDVSEKLPQTGESQSVVGVLSGVVLLGALIGKKLFKRLI
- the eno gene encoding phosphopyruvate hydratase gives rise to the protein MSIISDIYAREVLDSRGNPTVEVELYTEAGAMGRGIVPSGASTGEHEAVELRDGDKDRYMGKGVTKAVDNVNNIIAKEIVGYDVTDQLAIDKAMIELDGTPNKGKLGANAILGVSLAAARAAADELEVPLYNYLGGFNGHLLPTPMLNVINGGKHANNKVDFQEFMIMPIGAPTIKEAIRWSSETFHNLKNLLNERGYSTAVGDEGGFAPDLKNNEEPFEILVEAIQRAGYKPGKDIAIAFDCAASEFYNTDTKKYDLKGDGKSYTADEFVTLLESIVDKYPVISIEDPLDENEWADWQMATKRLGKKVQIVGDDLFVTNTDYLKKGINMGVANAILIKLNQIGTLTETVEAVEMAKEAGYTAIISHRSGETEDTTIADLVVGLNAGQIKTGSMSRGERIAKYNQLMRIEDQLGDVADYKGIHSFYNLSEQARQDILNK
- the tpiA gene encoding triose-phosphate isomerase translates to MRIPFVAGNWKMNLSVAEAVKFLQAIEGKLPDPKITETCIAASPLFLESMVEENGDSPLIISAENCFYEDEGAYTGETSPKALAEMGVTHVIIGHSERRKYFNETDDIINKKVHAAFRNQLTPIICCDETMSRRESADRISWVVSQVTNALKSITPQQAEKIIVAYEPSWAIGSGKTASSDEAEEGCYLIRQTIADLYGDDIADQVRVLYGGSVNDENADDILSQTDIDGVLAGGASLKPDSFLKLANFLQK